One Oncorhynchus keta strain PuntledgeMale-10-30-2019 chromosome 22, Oket_V2, whole genome shotgun sequence DNA window includes the following coding sequences:
- the mlc1 gene encoding membrane protein MLC1, giving the protein MMQRDDLSAMEEFSYTQMPTLERGGGGGTVGRRGCAERERPESYTVDVRASDLQLAHSEKPMHPCLSYRTWLYSVLIGSSLLVTAGFSLYLGNVFPAAMDYLRCAAGSSVPAAVVSFAIAKNHHVAVSDFQVVFVSTFAVTTTCLVWFGCKLVLSPSAVNINFNLILLILLEVLMASTVILSARSAEDCCSHRKPVTYDGPVVLTPAVFPTRLLKAYSVIEVIVGISAVFGGIIALNMDVLLPGPYLSVTFFWILVACFPSAIASHVVAEYPNKCLVEMLIAISSVTSPLLFSASGFLSCSVLSFIDIFLHEVPTAKQSYEILLLILMALLLVQAVLTLATVVHCASYKSQLRMGGPEWDDSLQLPAFHSEQQASNGTLREFDKDKAWKAVVVQMAQ; this is encoded by the exons ATGATGCAGCGGGACGATCTGTCTGCCATGGAGGAGTTCAGCTACACCCAGATGCCCACGCTGGAGAGGGGGGGTGGCGGGGGTACGGTGGGCCGGCGGGGGTGTGCGGAGAGGGAGCGGCCAGAGAGCTACACGGTGGACGTGAGGGCCAGTGACCTGCAGCTTGCCCACTCTGAGAAGCCCATGCACCCCTGCCTCAGCTACAGGACCTGGCTCTACAGCGTCCTCATTGGG agcagtctgttggtcacagcaggcttctctctctacctgggcaATGTGTTTCCTGCTGCTATGGACTATCTGCGCTGTGCTGCAGGCTCG agtgTCCCGGCAGCAGTTGTCAGCTTTGCCATTGCCAAGAACCATCATGTTGCA GTGTCAGATTTCCAGGTGGTATTTGTGTCCACCTTCGCTGTGACGACCACTTGCCTGGTGTGGTTTGGCTGTAAGCTGGTGTTGAGTCCCTCTGCTGTCAAT ATCAACTTTAACCTCATCCTGCTGATTCTGCTGGAGGTGCTGATGGCCAGTACAGTCATCCTGTCTGCACGCTCTGCAGAGGACTGCTGTAGCCacaggaag ccCGTGACATATGACGGTCCTGTGGTTCTGACACCGGCCGTCTTTCCCACCCGACTTCTAAAGGCCTACTCT GTGATTGAGGTGATAGTAGGAATCTCGGCTGTGTTTGGCGGTATCATCGCTCTCAACATGGACGTCTTGCTCCCTGGTCCATACCTGTCTGTCACCTTCTTCTGGATCTTAGTGGCT TGTTTCCCCAGTGCCATTGCCAGCCATGTCGTGGCAGAATACCCCAACAAGTGCCTG GTGGAGATGCTGATTGCCATCAGCAGTGTGACGTCCCCACTGCTCTTCTCAGCCTCAGGCTTCCTCTCCTGCAGTGTGCTCAGTTTCATTGACATCTTCCTGCATGAGGTGCCTACAGCCAAG CAATCGTATGAGATCCTGCTGCTGATTCTGATGGCGCTGCTGCTGGTGCAGGCAGTTCTGACTCTGGCCACCGTGGTGCACTGTGCCTCCTACAAGAGCCAGCTCCGCATGGGGGGTCCAGAGTGGGATGACAGCCTGCAGCTCCCAGCCTTCCACtcagag CAACAAGCATCCAATGGAACACTGCGGGAGTTTGACAAAGACAAGGCCTGGAAGGCGGTTGTGGTCCAAATGGCACagtga